The DNA sequence GCCGACTGGCGGTGTCCACTGGCAGAGTTGTCTGCCCAAGGCGATCGGCGCCGGCCTGGTCGTGGGCTTCCTCACCGGCCTGTTCGGCGTCGGAGGCGGATTCCTGATCATTCCCGCCCTGGTCCTGCTGCTCGGCCTCGCCATGCCCCAAGCCGTGGCCACCTCACTGATCATCATCGTGGTCAACTCCGCCTCCGGTTTCATCGCCCACCTCGGTGACGCTCACCTCGAAGCCGCGGTGGCGATCCCCTTCACCCTGGCCGCCATCGCCGGCTCCCTCGGCGCAGGACGGTTCGCCAGTCGGTTGCCCGCCAGCAAGCTGCGCCGCTGGTTCGCCTACTTGGTCTTTGCTGTGGCCGCCTTCGTCATCTATCGGGCCCTCACGGCCGCCTGACGCGGATTGGGGACTGTCGACTCTGAAAACCTGGTGCGCGTTGTCCCTGGCCCGTGCCTCCACGCCTGACAACAAACCCGCGATCCTCACGGGATCCAGCTTTTAGGGTCGGGATGGCTTGGGCCGAGCAGTTCGCTGCCAAAGATCCCACCGGAGGCGGGCGGGGAAGCCTGGTCAAGCACCCTTGGGTGGGCCGGCGCCGATGCGCTCCAGCAGCTGAGCTGGCGACCCGCGCAGACCATGGATGGACTCCAGCCACCAGGTGACACCGGCGTCGGCGTATCGTCTCGCCAGGTCGGTGTCGCCTTCCTGCGAGACACCGGTCAGCGCGACGTCATAGGCTTCCGTCGGCGGCCGGAGCCCATGGATCCTGGTCGCCATCTGTTCGGGAGTGACCGTCATCCGGCCCTCGGTGTCATCGCCACCGACGATCCAGCCGTCCCAGCGGCGGGCCCGGCGCCGGGCCGGAGCGCTCTCGCCGCCGATCCAGATCGGTACCCGTGGTCGTTGGACCGGCACCGGGGCCAAGGTGACCCCGTCGACGGTCAGGTGCCGACCGTGATGATCCACGCGTTCGCCCGACCAGAGAGCGGCCACCACCTCCAGTGACTCGTCGAGCCGCTCGGCTCGCACGCGGGCATCGTCCACATCTCCGAATGCGCTGAACTCGGCCGGAACGCCACCCAGCCCGGCCCCGAACACCACCCGCCCGCCGCTCAGCAGGTCCAGGGACGAGACCGACTGGGCAACGACCTGCGGTCGGCGTCGGGCCAACGGGGTGACCGCAGTACCGATCGTCAGCCGCGAGGTGGCCTGGGCGACGGCGGCCAGCGTCACCCACGGATCCGCTGCGGGAGCGCCCCAGACGAAGCCCAGGTGATCCCACACGAACAGCCCCTCCCAGCCGGCGTGCTCCGCGACGAGCGCCAGCTCGACCACCCGTCGAGGGTCCGCATATTCACCCAAGGTGCACAGGTTGATCCCGAACTTCACGAGTTGATCCTGAACTTCACGGGGCCCCCGGTGACACTTGACGCAGCCTGGCTCAGAACGCCGAGCGGCGACGGAGCGCCCGCGGGCGGCCATCGGGATCGAGCATGGCCCGGTAGAGCGGGGCGGCCCAGAGCCTCGTCAGCCGGGACAGCCGGGGGTGATCCAGCGGCCGCAGCCGACCGGGTGGCCGTTCGCCGCGCTTCCCGCCGTCGTACCAGGCCTGCAACCGGTCAGCGGATTCGGCGAAAGCGTGGAACATCCCCTCGGCGCTGACGCAGTCCGCCATCACCGACAGCAGAGTGCTGTCATTGAGATCCTCTGGTCCGGTGCCGGTTTCGATCTTGGAGATGTCGCCGGGGAACTCGGCTGGGCCGACCTTGCGGTCGAGATGCTCGGCGGCCAAAGTGAGCCGGAGTCGGCGAGCATAGGCCGAGTGGTCCCCGCCCGCCTCGTCGATGACGACGGCGGACAGCTCGGAGTCGTGGGTCCACGACCGCCGGTTGAAGTTGTCCGAGCCGATCGTGGCCCAGACGTCGTCCATCACGCACACCTTGGCGTGGACGTAGACCGGGCGCCCCTGGTGGTTCTCGACGCCGTAGAACGCGACCCGGTCACCGCCGGCCTTCCTCAGCATCGCCAGCGCCTCCAGCCGTCCCAGCTCCTGCGGCAGGCGGGAGAGGGGAGTGGACTGGTCCGGCACGTGCGGAAGCACCGCGATGACCCGGAGGTCCCGATTGGTCGTCAGTGACTCGACGAAGGTGGTGGCGATATCGGTCGACCACAGGTACTGGTCCTCGATGTAGACCAGCTGGTCGGCTCGGGCCAGCGCCTTGCTGTAGCCGCGCGCCACGCTCCGTTCGCCGCCACGGGCGAACGGGTAGTCCCGGCCATGCCGCAGATTGGGGTAGGTCCGCAAGAGCTGGACGATGTGGGTGCCCCCCGGAACCGGAGGAGGCGGCGGCGCCTGATCCGGCAGCGGATCCGGGCTACGGTCGACCCGCTGCAGCTTGTCATGCAGCCAGAACAAGGGGTTCTGGCTGAGCGGGGTTGGGTCGAGCCACCGTTCCCGGAAAACCGTCTCCACATCGTGCACGGCGGGACCGGAGATGGCGGCCTGGACGTCGTGCCAGGCCGGATGCTCCCCGTAGACCGCGGCCATGGACTGCGGTTGCGGGTCACCGAGATGGCGGGCGTCGTCGCGACGCGAGTGGCACAGGTCGATACCGCCGACGTACGCGACATCACGCTCGGGTCGGCCGCGGTAGCGGATCACCACGAGCTTCTGGTGGTGCGATCCACCGGTACGGACGCGCATGTCCAGCAGCACCTCCGCCCCCTGCGCCTGCAGCTGCTCGCCCAGCTGGCGGTTCTCCTCGGCCGAGAAGGAGAGCTTGTCCCAATGCGAGCGCCAGATGAGGCCCCGCACATCGACACCCCTGCGGTCGGCCGCGCCGAGCAGCTCCTCCACTTCCGAGCCGGGTTCACCGGTGAGCCGCTCGTCCGGGTCGCCTCGCCAGTCGGTGAAGTAGATCAGGTCACCCTCGCTGGTCTCCTCGATCCGCTGCCTCAGCTCGGCGAAGTAGGTGGAACCGTGGACCAGCGGCCGTACGTGGTTGCCCGAGGACCAGGCCTCATCGTCGGGATGCTGGGCGTCGAGGACGGTGCGCCCGTTGTCGCGCTCGGACTTCGTCAACAACCAGTCGCGAGGTTGCACGTCCATCGTCTACGCCGCTCTCCGCACCAGGCCAATCTACGGGCCGGCAGGGGTGTCCGCGTGGTTCGGGTCGGAATTGTCCATAGCGAGACGATGAGTGGACCGCGCCACCTGCGACCGGCTGGAAGAATGACAGCCATGGCGGACGAGAACGACGAGCTCCAGGACCGGCTGGCCGAGCTGGCGGCCCTAGCCTTTGACCTCGCCCGGGCCGGCAAAGAGGAGCAGCTGCGGCTGGCGATCGAGCGCGGTTTGCCTGTCGACCTGACCGACTGGTCCGGGAACACCCTGGTGATGCTGGCCGCCTATCACGGGCACGCCGAAACGGTCGCAATGCTGGCCGGGCACGGTGCCGATGTGAACCGGCTGAACGACCGCTACCAGAGCCCGTTGGCCGGTGCCGTCTTCAAGGGTGAGGACGCTGTGGTCGCCACCCTGGTTGCCGCCGGCGCCGACCCCGATCTGGGCACGCCCACCGCCCGAGCCGCGGCCGAGATGTTCGGCCGGGCCGATCTCTTCGCCCCCGCCGAGGGCTGACCCGAGTCCCGGTTACGCGCTCTGAGCCTTCCCGGTGCGCGCTCTGAGCTTGTCGAAGAGCGGGTTGAGGGAGAGCCCTTCGACAGGCTCAGGGCACGTGAGCAGGCTCAGGGCACGTGGGCAGGCTCAGGGCACGTGGGCAGGCTCAGGGCACGTTGGTTGGGAGGGGGTGACCCTTGTGGAGGCGGCTCCCACCGTGCTCTCCCGGAGCTCCAGCCGGTAGGGGATGATGATCGACTCGGCCGGCGTGGTGGAGCCGTCGATGCGCGAGATCAACAACCTGAGTGCCTGGCGACTGAGCTCCTGCAGGTCGACTGAGACCGTCGTCAGGGTGGGGTTGGAGAAGCGGCCCTCAGCGATGTCGTCGAAGCCGGCGACGGCCACATCCTGCGGCACCCGGACGCCAGCCTCGGCGCAGGCCCGCAATGCCCCGATGGCCATCAGGTCGTTGAAGCAGAAGACCGCGTCCGGACGCTCGGGGAGGGCCAGCAGCTGTTGCATGGCCTGATAGCCGTCCTGGCGCTCATAGTGCGCGACTCCGACCACGATCTCGGCATCAAAGGCGACCCCGGCCTTCGTCAGCGCCTGCCGATATCCCTGCAGGCGTACCGATGCGGTGCCCTGCACCGACTCCCGGCCGATGGCGGCCACCCGCCTACGGCCGAGCGAGAGGAGATGTTCAGTCATCGCCGCGGCAGCCGTGACGGAGTCCACCGAGACATGATCGAACCCGGGCGGGATGGCGCGCTCACCCAGCAGGACCATCGGCAGCGGGTCGGCTCGTCGGGCGATCTCGTCTGCGGACAAAGCCAACGGGGAGAAGATCACGCCGTCGATCACATGGGACCGCATGCCGTCGAGAACGATCCGCTCCGCCTCGGCGGTGGCGCCGGTCACATCGAGCAACACGATGTAGCCCAGCTCGCTCGCCTCGGCGCTGATCTCGGCGGCCAGCTCGGCGAAGTAGGGCGACTGCATCCGCGGCACGGCCAGGGCGAGGAAGCCCGCTCTCCCATACTTGAGCTTGCGCGCACTGATGTTGGGCCGATAGTGCAGCTCGGCGATGGCGGCCTCGACCTTGGCTCTGGTGCTCGCCTTGATGTGCGGATGGTTGTTCAGCACGTTGGAGGCGGTCTTGACCGAGACGCCCGCCAGTGCGGCGACATCTCTAAGTCGGGCAGCCATGGTGACCAGGTGCACTCGGTGCGCGGCACCGGCCCGAGGCCTGCGGCCCGACGGCGTTCGTCCCTCCCACGCTTGAACACTACCCTCTTTACAGGGCCGCTGAGCTTGGTGAAAATGTCCTCGGGTCGCACAGAGTCATCCGTTGCGAAGCGTGGAGAGTCGAGGCGCCATGACCTCACAGTCCACCGGTGCCGTATCAACGCAGGACTCAGCTCAATGAGCCGGGACATCCGACGGCGGGCAGCGAGGGTTATGCACATCTCCTCAGTGGTTGCCACCGCTGATCATGTTGCCGCCGTGCACAAGTCCGACAAGAAGATCATGATCAGCTTCGACGAGTGGAACGTCTGGTCCAGACCCGGTTCGCCGGCCAGGAGAGTCTGCAGATTCGCGAGGCGGGTGCGCTGATCGAGGATGTCTACGACGTGCAGGACGCGGTCGTGGTCGGCAGCCTGTTGATCACTTTCATGCGGCACACCGACTGGGTGCCTCTGGCCTGTCAGGCTCAGCTGGTCAACGTCATCGCCCCGATCCTCACCAAACCCGGGAGAGCGGCTTGGCGGCAGACCATCTTCCACCCGTTCGCCTCGCCTCCAGGTACGCCGCCGGCACGGTGTTCGACCCAGCGGCGACCCGACCGGCGCCGTCGGTAGGTCAGCCGAGCTCTCTCAGCAGCTTCTGGGCGATGGTCACAATGCCGGTCGGTGCCGTCAGGCCGCCGAAGATGGCCAAGGCGTCGCGGCGCTCCTGTGACGGACGCGCTGGGTTAAACATTGTCATGGCCCAGCCGGTGACATCCTCCACGGCCCTAGCGCAGGTGAAGTAGGTCAGCCGGTCCCGCTCGACCGTCGGGGAGCCGTAGCCCTCGAAGAACCACGCCTGCTGCTCCTCGGTCACCGGATGATCGGTCAGCACGCCACCACCCAGCACGAACATCAGATCGCGTTCGGGTGCGGCCATCGCCGCCGCATCCCAGTCGAGGATCCACAGCTGCGCCTCGGCGCCGATGATCAGATTGCCGAGATGGCAGTCGCCATGGGTCAGCACCCGCGGAACCGGGCGATCATGGAGGACACGGCCGAGGTCGTCGGTCGCCTCGGCCAGTCGCCGGAAGGAGTCGGCATGGGCGGACCAGTGGTCCGCGTCGCGACCGGCCAGCGTCTGGTCGACGCGGCGGACAGCGTCGACCGCCGTCGACGCGTATCCCTCGACCGGGACCGATCGCTGCACGTCCAGCTCCACGGCGTGCACGCGGGCGAGAGCCGAACCGAAGGCGCGCCACTCGGCAGCGGAAAGGGCCCGCTCGATCCCACGGCAGCCCGCTCTCCAGGGGGTGAGGGAGAGCTGGGCGTCATGGTGCGTGGACCACAGTTGGCCGTCGACGGTCCGGACCGGGTCGAGGACGGCCGGCACCCCGTGCCGGGCGAGCAACGCGCTTGCCCGGAGCCCGGCCGACAGGTCGGCCTCGCTGATCTTGACGGCGAACGCGTCGCCGGTGGCCGTCGCCGCCCGCCAGACCGACGCCGAGCTGTCGGCGCCCCCCGCCACCCGCTCGATCCGTTGGACGCGTACGCCGAAGTCGGCGGCCAGCCACTCCCGCAGTTCGGTGCTGGCGATCCGGATCTGGGCCACACCTCACCCTGTCAAAGGGCACGACCGGGCGGTCGCCGGGGCATCAGCTGTCTCACACAGTGCGTTATCACGTACGACGGCTGAGACGCGGGCCCAACGACGCCGCTAGGCTGCGTATCGAGCACAGCGACGGATCTGCCGCGGCCGGGACGTCCGATCGCGCCGGTCGGCCGATCTGCATTCCCAGCAGCCCCACGCAACAGGAGAGTCATGAGCAGCCCTGAACCGATCCGCGTCCTGATCTGGGGCGAGAACCGCCACGAGCAGATCGAGGAGCACGTCGCCGCGATCTACCCGGACGGGATGCACACCACCATCCAGCAGGGGATCGAGGAGAACCTCGGTTCCACCGTCACGACCGAGACCGTCACCCTGGACGACCCCGAGCACGGCCTGACCGAGGAGCGACTGGCCAGGACCGACGTGCTCGTCTGGTGGGGGCACGCGGCTCACGGAGAGGTCAGCGACGAGGTGGTCGAGCGGGTGCACCAGCACGTGCTGTCCGGGATGGGCCTGGTCGTGCTGCACTCCGGCCACTGGTCGAAGATCTTCACCCGGTTGATGGGCACCACCTGCACCCTGCGCTGGCGCAGCGAGCAGGACCGGGAGCTGGTCTGGACGGTGAACCCGACCCACCCGATCGCGCAGGGGGTGCCCAACCCGATCATCATCGCCCAGCAGGAGATGTACGGCGAGACGTTCGACATCCCCGCACCCGACGAGCTGATCTTCATCAGCTCCTTCACCGGCGGCGAGGTCTTCCGCAGCGGCTGCACCTTCCGGCGCGGCCACGGCAAGATCTTCTACTTCTCCCCGGGCGACCAGGACTTCCCGGTCTACCACCATCGGGACGTACGTCGGGTGATCGCGAACGGGGTCGCCTGGGTACGCTCCGACCTGCCGGAGCGCGCGATCCCCACTCTGCTGCGTTACGAGACCGAGGACTTCTACCACGGCCACGGCTACGGTGGCCCGATCAAGGACGCCGAGTGACCCAGTCGAACGTGAGCCAGCCGGAGGCGGTGGCCCCACTGCGGGTGATCCAGGTCGGCGCCGGCGGCATGGGTCGGGCCTGGCTGGCCACGATCGCGGCCTCCGATGATGTGGACCTGGTCGGGCTCGTTGATCTCGACCTGGCAGTCGCCCGGGCGGCCGCCGACGCGGCCGGGTTCACCCCGGTGCCGGTCGCGACCTCGCTGACCGAGCTGATGGACAGCACCCGCGCCCAGGCGGTGATCAACGTCACCGTCCCGCAGGCGCACCTGCCGGTCAACGTGGAGGCACTCTTCGCCGGTCTGCCGGTCCTCTGTGAAAAGCCGGCTGCGCCGACCGTCGCGGACGCACTGGTGATGGTGGCGGCCGCCGAGGCGTCGGGCCGGCTGTTGATGATCAGCCAGTCACGTCGCTACTTCAACCATCTGCTGGAGTTCAAGCGGCTGGCCGACCGGCTCGGCCCGGTCGGGTCCCTGAGCTGCGAGTTCTTCAAGGGCCCGCACTTCGGCGGTTTCCGCGAGACCATGCCGCAGCCGCTGCTGGTTGATATGGCGATCCACCAGTTCGACCTGGCGCGGCTGCTCCTCGGCGCCGAACCGGTCGCCGTGTACTGCGAGACGTACAACCCGTCCTGGAGCTGGTTCGGCGGAGACGCCGCGGCGACGGCGGTCTTCGAGTTCGAGGGTGGCGCCCGGTTCAACTACCACGGCAGCTGGTGCAGCCCCGGCCTGGAGACGTCGTGGAATGGCAGCTGGCGGGTCAGCACGGCGGCCGGGTCCGCCCTCTGGGACGGAGACACCCCACCCGTGGTCGAGGCACCGGACGACCCGTCGGTCCAGGTGCAGCCCAGCCCGACCGGTCCGGAGCAGATCGCCGGTTCGCTGGCGGAGTTCGTCGGTGCATTGCGGACCGGAGCCACCCCGCAGGGGGTCGTGCGCGCGAACGTGCTCAGCCTGGCAATGGTCGAGGCGGCTGTCCGGTCGGCCGACACCGGCCGGCGGGTGATGATCACCGAGGTCCTGGAGGGGGCGTACGCGGAGGCGAGGCAGGCCCCGCAGGACGAGCGGATCCGAAGTGAGCTGAACGGTTGGAGCTCGGTGGCCGAGGCGCTGTCGCTGAGAGCCGGACGATGATGGAGGCGAAACAATAATGGGGCCCGTGACCAACCTCGCTGCAGAGACAACGGCGCTGACCGAGGCCGAGCTGGCCGGCTGGGAGCGTGACGGCTACCACGTCGTCCGCGGCCTGTTCGGCCCCACGGAGGTGCGGGCGTGTGCCGAGCGTTTCGACGCCTTGGCCGCCGCCGCAGAACCGATCCCGGGCCACTGGCAGCCGTCGCTGGACAGCTCCGACGTGCTCGGCCGCTTTCCGCGGGTGATGCATCCGCACGAGTTCGACCCGGCCAGCATGGATCTGCTGCTCGATCCGCGGGTCCGCGCGGTCCTGCAGCAGCTGATGGGCGAGGACGTGATCGGCTGTCAGACGATGTTCTATTTCAAGCCGCCGGGCGCCCGCGGCCAGGCGTTCCACCAGGACAACTACTACCTGTTGGTGCAGCCGACCACCTGTGTCGCCGCCTGGCTGGCCGTGGACCGGTCCTACCCGGACAACGGCGGGCTACAGGTCTGCCCCGGGACCCAGAACATGGACCTCGAGTGCCCCGATCATGCCGATCTGAGCCAGAGCTTCGTGGACGAGTTCGTCGCCCCGCCGGCCGGGCACGAACCGGTCGGCCTCGACCTCGCCCCGGGTGACGTACTGTTCTTCACCGGCAGCGTGATCCACGGCTCGGCGCCCAACAGCACCGACTCCGACTGGCGCCGCTCCTTCATCAGCCACTATCTGCCGGTCAGTGCAACCCACATCGGTGGCTGGTACCTGCCGCACATGTACGACTTCGACGGCAACCCGGTGACGCGGGAGAGCACCGCCTGGGGTGGTCCCTGTGGCGACGAGGAAAGCGGAGTCCAGGGCACCTTCCACTGAGACGGACGAGGGTCCGGCTCAGCCCGTGCTCTGCTGGGCTTCGCCGGTGAAGCGGACGGGGTCATGCACGGCGTCGTTGAGGTCGACGTCGACCATGATGTGTCCCGCGTCCGCTGCCGGGATGGCGAACCCCAACTGGGCGGTGGCCTGCTCGCCCGCCTTGATCGGGCGGTGGAAGCCGGTCTGCAGCTCGCCGGTCTTGTCGACGACGACCCTGGCGGGTGTGCCGTCGGCGCCATAGCTGCAGGTGATGCGGGAGTCGGACGGGTCGTAGGAGTCCTTGGTCTGGTTGTTGAGCTGCACCACCACGACGACGATCTGGCCGTTGGTCGCCTCGGTGCCTTTGTCGGTGGGCTTGGCCTTGTCGACCAGGGTGAAGGCGATCTCGATCGACATCCCGTCGTCGAACTGGGCCACGTCGTCGAAGCCGAACTCCTCGGGTGCCTCGGTCTGCCGGCTCTGCCGGGAGGTGGGGGTCGGCGTCGGGGTGGGCGTGGCGCTCGGCGCCGATGTGCCGGCTGGCGATGAGGCGGAGCTGGTCGCGGTTGGAGCCGGGCTCTGGCTCCGCTGTCCGGCGCTGTCCCTGCCCGAACACGCGGCCGGCGCGCAGAGCAGCAGACAACTGAGGACGAAGGCCAGTCGCCGGTACATGAGGCCGAACCTACCCACATAGAGTGGACAGGTGAAACTCAAGACGTTCGTCACCGTTGCCGCCGTCGCCGGCGGGCTGGCCGTCATCGTACGGCGCCGAAACCGCAAGGCCCTGGCGGAAGCCGACCTGTGGTCGGAGGCCACCGACCGCGTGGCCAGCACGGGCTGACGCTGGTCGGCGACAGGTCGTGTTGTCGGCGGGTCAGCCGAGGACCAGGTTGAGAACGGCGAAGAACGCCATCGTGAGCCCGATGGTGGCTACTAGTCCGCCGTAGAAGCTGGCCAGCCCTCGGTTGGCCCTGATCTTGACGTAGTACGTCAGGAACCTCGGCTGTTTGCGGGTGGCGTCAATGACGATATAGATGCCGACCGCCGCGACCAGCAGGCCGGCGACCAGCAGGGCCTCATACATCAAAGGATCCTTTCTCACTCGACATCAACAGGAGCCGGATGGCCGGGCAGCAGATACGAGAGAGGGAGCCGGCGCCGTCCCTGGGCCGGCTGGTGTTCCTGGACGTGTTGCGGGTCGCGATCATTGCCATGGTGATCGCTCATCACGCCGCCCAGGCGTACGGTCCGACCGGTGGTACTTGGCCGCTGACCGACCGATCCACCAGTGACTGGTTCCGTCCCTTCTACACCGTCAACGCCGCGGTCGGTCTCGGTCTGCTGTTCCTGGTCGCCGGGTACTTCGTCCCCCGTTCGTACGACCGGAAGGGGCCTGGGCGGTTCCTCCGGGACCGCTGGATGCGTATCGGGGTGCCGCTGGCCTTCTTCGCCCTGGTGGTGCACGTGCCCGTCTTCTATCTGATCGAGTCGCAACCTCCGCTGGGTGAGTTCGTCCGTTCGCTGTATGCCGGCGGCTGGTTCGGCGTCTATCTCCACCTGTGGTTTCTCGGGCATCTCCTGCTGTACTCGGCTGTGTACGTGGCGTGGCGGCGAGTGTCCGACCGGGTCGACCGAGTTCCTCGGAGGTGGCGACCGCCCGGGCATCCGGCCATCCTGGTATTCGCGGTCGGACTGGCGGCGGTCACCTGGGTGGTCCGCTGGTGGTATTCGGTGGACGAATGGGTGCCGCTGTTCGGGGTGCTGGCCGCGGAAGTCGCGAAACTCCCGCAGTACGTGAGCCTGTTCGTGCTGGGCATCGCCGCGTACCGAGGCGATTGGTTTCGCCGGATACCGACCATGGTCGGCGCGATCTGGTTGGCCGTCGGCTTGCTGGCGACGTTGGTCATGGTGGCCGTGCAGGCATTCGGTCGCTGGGACGATGTCCTGGCCACGGGCGGCGTCGACGCTCGCTCCCTACTGCGGAGCACGCTGGAGGCGTTCATCTGCGCGGGCCTCAGCGTCGGACTGGTCGTGCTGTTCCGCCAGGTGTTCCATAAACCCAGTCGGCTGCTGGCCGCGTTGGCGACGGCCAGCTATGCGGCGTACATCCTGCATCTGTGGATCGTCATCGGACTGCAGGTCGCGATCGAGGGGCTTGAGTTGCCCGCGTTCGTCAAGTTCGGGGTGGTGACGGTGCTGGGCATCGTCCTGGCGTTCGGCATCGGGCATCTGTCGGGGAAGGTGCCCGGCGTCAGGTTATTGCTGGGGACCGGATCACCGAAGGTCGGAAAGGCCATGCGCTGAGCGACCGCTGACCACGACCTCAGTCTCGATGTCCTCCAGAATCCACCCTGCTCGGGGCGATTCCTCGGGATGTGTCCGTCGGGTAACGCTGTCGGGTCTTGTGCAGCTTCTGGTCGGCAGCCTCAATCAGGTCGACGTCCAGTGCATCGGCTAGGACCAGGAGATACGTGAACACATCCGCCAGCTCTTCAGCGACATGGCCACGAAGGGGCTCGTCTCGCGCCCGGCGGGCGGCCTCATGGGCTGGAAGCCATTGGAACAGTTCGCTGAGTTCTCCCACTTCACCAACCAGAGCGAGGATGACCGACTTCGGATCATGGAATCGGGACCAGTCCCGCTCCGCGATGAAGTCACGAATCTCATCCTGAAGCGAGTGGAAGTCGGACATGCGTCCAGCATGCCGTATAGCATTTGGTTGCGGCCCGACGGGCGCACCCGTCCGATACTGGTGCTCAATACGCCCCCACCCGCACGAGTTTCGTGCTGTGCTGGGGTCCCTCTGTTGACGTTGCGTTATTCCGCGAACTCGCTCGCGGGTTCTTTAGACTCGGTCGCGACACGTCTGTTTGAGCAGATGCTCTTTCAGACGGGGCGTCGGACAGCGCCTTCAGAAGTGCGATCGTGGGAGCGGAGTATCCCGGTGATCGCACGCGAGTTGATGGACGCGGGCCTCGGCAGTGTCGAGGTCATCCTTGAGTTTCAGCTTCCACTGACTTCGCAGCGGGCCGACGTACTCCTCGCGGGGCGCCATCCGGTCACGGGGCGGTCTTCGTACGTCATCATCGAACTTAAGCAGTGGACTTCGGCGCACTTGTGGGAAGGTGAGCAGGGCCTCGTCAGTGTCAACGGAATGCCGGGTGGCCCGAGGCTTCATCCGGTGCGCCAAGTGCGAGGCTACTGTGAGTACTTGGTCGACTTCACACGGTGTCTCTCTGGCGACGGGGAAGATGTCGCAGGTTGCGCTTATCTTCACAATGTTGTGAGCGACGATCAAATCAGCGACCTCTACTTGGTCCCCCCCGATCAATATGGCCGATTGTTCACGGCGGCGGACCGCGCGAGGCTTCACAGCTTCCTGCGAAGCCGGCTTGATCCACGCTACTCGGGTGCTCCTGCTGCCGACCAACTCTTGAATTCAGCAGTTGGCCCGTCCCGCCAGTTGCTGGCCGTGGCTGCAGACGAAGTCCAGAGGCGAGAGCATTTCGTACTTCAGAGCGATCAACAGCTTGCGGTGGACATCGTCAGGC is a window from the Microlunatus panaciterrae genome containing:
- a CDS encoding acyltransferase family protein, with the protein product MAGQQIREREPAPSLGRLVFLDVLRVAIIAMVIAHHAAQAYGPTGGTWPLTDRSTSDWFRPFYTVNAAVGLGLLFLVAGYFVPRSYDRKGPGRFLRDRWMRIGVPLAFFALVVHVPVFYLIESQPPLGEFVRSLYAGGWFGVYLHLWFLGHLLLYSAVYVAWRRVSDRVDRVPRRWRPPGHPAILVFAVGLAAVTWVVRWWYSVDEWVPLFGVLAAEVAKLPQYVSLFVLGIAAYRGDWFRRIPTMVGAIWLAVGLLATLVMVAVQAFGRWDDVLATGGVDARSLLRSTLEAFICAGLSVGLVVLFRQVFHKPSRLLAALATASYAAYILHLWIVIGLQVAIEGLELPAFVKFGVVTVLGIVLAFGIGHLSGKVPGVRLLLGTGSPKVGKAMR
- a CDS encoding DLW-39 family protein; this encodes MKLKTFVTVAAVAGGLAVIVRRRNRKALAEADLWSEATDRVASTG
- a CDS encoding Gfo/Idh/MocA family oxidoreductase, yielding MTQSNVSQPEAVAPLRVIQVGAGGMGRAWLATIAASDDVDLVGLVDLDLAVARAAADAAGFTPVPVATSLTELMDSTRAQAVINVTVPQAHLPVNVEALFAGLPVLCEKPAAPTVADALVMVAAAEASGRLLMISQSRRYFNHLLEFKRLADRLGPVGSLSCEFFKGPHFGGFRETMPQPLLVDMAIHQFDLARLLLGAEPVAVYCETYNPSWSWFGGDAAATAVFEFEGGARFNYHGSWCSPGLETSWNGSWRVSTAAGSALWDGDTPPVVEAPDDPSVQVQPSPTGPEQIAGSLAEFVGALRTGATPQGVVRANVLSLAMVEAAVRSADTGRRVMITEVLEGAYAEARQAPQDERIRSELNGWSSVAEALSLRAGR
- a CDS encoding phytanoyl-CoA dioxygenase family protein; the protein is MTNLAAETTALTEAELAGWERDGYHVVRGLFGPTEVRACAERFDALAAAAEPIPGHWQPSLDSSDVLGRFPRVMHPHEFDPASMDLLLDPRVRAVLQQLMGEDVIGCQTMFYFKPPGARGQAFHQDNYYLLVQPTTCVAAWLAVDRSYPDNGGLQVCPGTQNMDLECPDHADLSQSFVDEFVAPPAGHEPVGLDLAPGDVLFFTGSVIHGSAPNSTDSDWRRSFISHYLPVSATHIGGWYLPHMYDFDGNPVTRESTAWGGPCGDEESGVQGTFH
- a CDS encoding nucleotide pyrophosphohydrolase, yielding MSDFHSLQDEIRDFIAERDWSRFHDPKSVILALVGEVGELSELFQWLPAHEAARRARDEPLRGHVAEELADVFTYLLVLADALDVDLIEAADQKLHKTRQRYPTDTSRGIAPSRVDSGGHRD